One Armatimonadota bacterium genomic window carries:
- a CDS encoding AIM24 family protein translates to MPEADNVVTHTIADFVASTAEKDNPGNVFELESSRMLEAHVSGRTWSKLGSMVAYRGSLQFKREGMLEGGVGKALMKMVSGEMSPLVKIEGNGIAYLADEAKEVTILRLTGDSINVNGNDLLAFEDTVSYDITMHKRIAGMMSGGLFSVKLSGNGMVAIVSHGKPLTLKVSPNDPVFTDPNSTVAWSGNLTPELKSDINFKTLMGRGGGETFQMAFRGEGFVVVQPFEEHPAVQSTAR, encoded by the coding sequence ATCGCCGATTTCGTCGCGAGTACCGCCGAAAAGGACAACCCAGGGAACGTCTTCGAACTTGAGTCCAGCCGTATGCTGGAAGCCCATGTCAGCGGCAGGACATGGTCGAAACTCGGCTCGATGGTCGCTTACCGGGGCAGCCTGCAATTCAAGCGCGAAGGAATGCTTGAAGGTGGCGTCGGCAAGGCCCTGATGAAGATGGTTTCGGGCGAAATGTCACCGCTCGTCAAGATCGAAGGGAACGGCATCGCCTACTTGGCTGACGAGGCGAAAGAGGTCACGATCCTTCGCCTGACGGGCGATTCCATCAACGTCAACGGTAACGACCTTCTCGCGTTCGAAGACACGGTCTCCTATGACATCACGATGCATAAGAGGATCGCCGGCATGATGTCGGGGGGCCTGTTCTCGGTCAAGCTGAGCGGCAACGGCATGGTCGCCATCGTGTCGCACGGCAAGCCCTTGACGCTGAAAGTCTCTCCGAACGATCCGGTCTTTACGGATCCGAATTCGACCGTCGCGTGGTCCGGTAACTTGACTCCCGAACTGAAGTCCGACATTAACTTTAAGACCTTGATGGGGCGCGGTGGCGGAGAGACGTTCCAGATGGCTTTCCGTGGCGAGGGTTTCGTCGTCGTCCAGCCGTTCGAGGAACATCCGGCCGTCCAGTCGACCGCTCGCTAA